A single genomic interval of Alistipes provencensis harbors:
- a CDS encoding lipocalin-like domain-containing protein, translating to MKKLFLIVAAMFVAVSFSACSDDDDKKIDPNQITGTWQITHEVGYEIVQGEGKVEKDITYPIADVNDDYGFYFTYTFNEDGTGRYKSYYYYDNNNLDSNWSIEYTISNNQLLIYEEPEEGNPTSVYDIKELTKNKLVLFEKIDDNDGYKAEITTTFKRI from the coding sequence ATGAAAAAGTTGTTTCTTATCGTGGCCGCTATGTTCGTGGCTGTTTCTTTCTCGGCTTGCTCCGATGATGATGACAAAAAGATTGACCCCAATCAAATTACAGGAACATGGCAGATTACACATGAAGTCGGCTATGAGATTGTACAAGGAGAGGGTAAAGTGGAAAAGGATATTACATATCCGATTGCCGATGTAAATGACGATTATGGCTTTTATTTTACCTACACGTTCAATGAAGATGGAACGGGAAGATATAAAAGCTACTATTATTATGACAATAATAATTTGGATAGTAATTGGTCTATTGAATACACGATTTCTAATAATCAATTATTGATATATGAAGAACCAGAAGAAGGTAATCCGACATCTGTGTACGATATTAAAGAATTGACAAAAAATAAACTCGTACTTTTTGAGAAAATTGATGATAATGACGGTTATAAAGCAGAAATAACTACGACTTTCAAAAGAATCTGA
- a CDS encoding AAA family ATPase, with translation MMLIKFSVKNYRGFSDRIEWDLSTPNNYEFSTYAIKDGIIKNGIIYGPNGSGKTNFGLAIFDIENHLSQKWKKADYYTNFVYAGNQNAPVEFEYIFKDDIQIIKYIYSKNDGGILLSEILLVNDTLVFSRNADSFEIDEDSFLMEKSTKENLKNNANNVSIVNFLLTSYPLTKDHYLISLQNFVNSMLWFRCLETREFIGLDTSVTNLNEFIIQNNLIDDFAEFLNRVSDQAFKFIKPTNDKLLLCDIGGTAVVFNQIASTGTQSLMLLYFWIKKMNEASFVFIDEFDAFYHFKLAYEVCKQLFALDCQVFTSSHNTYLMTNDLLRPDCNFIVNNNKIKPLSECTEKELRFGHNIEKLFRGNAFQV, from the coding sequence ATGATGTTAATTAAGTTTTCTGTTAAGAATTATAGAGGATTTTCGGATCGTATCGAGTGGGATTTATCAACGCCCAATAATTATGAGTTCAGTACATATGCCATTAAAGATGGGATTATAAAAAATGGAATTATTTATGGTCCGAATGGTTCGGGAAAAACAAACTTTGGATTAGCTATATTTGATATAGAAAACCATCTTTCCCAAAAATGGAAAAAAGCCGATTACTATACTAATTTTGTATATGCAGGAAATCAAAATGCTCCTGTTGAATTTGAATATATATTTAAAGATGATATTCAAATTATTAAATATATATATTCTAAAAATGATGGTGGAATTTTATTATCTGAAATTTTGCTTGTGAATGATACCCTTGTGTTCTCTCGAAACGCCGATTCGTTCGAGATAGATGAGGACTCATTTTTAATGGAAAAATCTACTAAAGAGAATCTTAAAAATAATGCAAATAATGTTTCTATAGTCAATTTCTTATTAACATCCTATCCTTTGACAAAAGATCATTATTTAATATCATTACAAAATTTTGTAAACTCAATGCTTTGGTTTAGGTGTCTTGAAACAAGAGAGTTTATAGGGTTAGATACATCTGTAACTAATTTAAACGAGTTTATTATTCAAAATAATCTTATTGATGATTTTGCTGAATTTTTAAATCGAGTTAGTGATCAAGCATTCAAATTTATAAAACCAACTAATGATAAACTTCTTTTATGTGATATTGGAGGAACTGCAGTTGTATTTAATCAAATTGCATCAACAGGAACACAATCATTAATGCTTTTGTATTTTTGGATAAAGAAAATGAATGAAGCTTCATTTGTTTTTATAGATGAATTTGATGCGTTTTATCATTTTAAGTTGGCATATGAAGTTTGTAAACAATTATTTGCACTCGATTGCCAAGTGTTTACATCATCCCATAACACTTATTTGATGACAAATGATTTATTACGCCCTGATTGTAATTTCATTGTAAATAATAATAAAATTAAGCCTTTGAGTGAATGTACGGAGAAAGAACTCCGATTTGGGCATAATATTGAAAAATTATTTCGAGGTAATGCATTTCAAGTATGA
- a CDS encoding DUF6908 domain-containing protein: MKTLDRRAAEIFRSMLALQTTKIDNSDGTYMPVHIELIGRIDKYDFFSLAHYGQQNGDAMRDPEMLFALHKDTRQFIPYYYRNDYCGIEQNSVKWSEDGIALNPRLQADLTVFANQWLRNIATQQHLL; the protein is encoded by the coding sequence ATGAAAACACTTGACAGGAGAGCCGCGGAGATTTTCCGTAGCATGTTAGCTTTACAGACAACCAAAATCGACAATTCGGACGGTACTTATATGCCCGTCCACATCGAACTAATCGGACGTATCGACAAGTACGACTTTTTTTCGCTGGCTCATTACGGACAGCAGAATGGCGATGCCATGCGAGACCCCGAAATGCTCTTTGCCCTGCACAAAGACACTCGGCAATTCATTCCCTATTACTATCGCAATGACTACTGCGGTATAGAGCAGAACAGCGTGAAATGGTCGGAAGATGGAATAGCGTTGAATCCTCGTTTACAGGCAGACCTCACCGTATTTGCTAATCAATGGTTACGCAACATAGCCACACAACAGCACCTATTATGA